AGGCAATCGCCGCTTCGGGCAAGCCAGATCGTGACGACGATGACGAGGAGGCGGAGGAAGGTCGAGCCCAGCCCGAGACGGCGGTGGTCGTCACCGCCCGACGGCTCGATGCAGCGAGGACGCTGGTCGACGTAGGACTTGGCGCCACCGTCACCAGCCTGTCGAACGATGCGGTCGAAAACCGTCCGGGCGGCGAGACCGGAAGCATCGCGACCACTCTACAGCAGGTACCGGGCGCCCTTCTGACCGGCCGCATCCTGACCGTGCGAGGCAGCGCGGCGAATCAGGTCCGCATCAACAATGTCATCGTGCCCGAAGCCATTACCGACCCGGCCGACTTGCTGAGTTCGCGACTTTCGCAGACGACCCGGCTGATCACCGGGACCCTCCCCGCCCAGTTCGGGTTCGCACCGTCTGGCGTCATCAGCATCACGACCAAGAACGGCCTCTACCAGCATGGCGGCCAAGCCGAGCTGTTCGTCGGAACAGACGGGATGGTCGAACCGGCCGTGGAATGGGCGGGTTCGGCGGAGGGAACCAGCTTGTTCGCCTCCGGCAGCCTAGAGCGGAGGAGGACGCGGGTTGCCGACGCGACTGGGGCCTGGACCAGCGATCGCCGGCAAGCGCTTGAGGGTCTTGGCTTTGCCGATCACGTGATCGATGACGAGAACCGCGTGTCGCTGATCCTCGGCGGGTCGCACGAGCGTCACCGCTTTGGACCCACCAGCTTCGGCGCGGGCGAGGAGAAGGCCCGCGGCGGCTTCGCGGTCGCGACCTTCCAGCACAGTGAAGGCGGCCTCACGGTTCAGGCGTCAATGTTCGGCGGCGTGGGCGACGACAAGGCCGCTTTCCTGCGCGCAAGCGAGGAACGGCGAGGCTCGTGGGGGAGCCAAGTCGATGGCTCGACCAAGGTGGGCGAAGCGCATCTGTTGCGGATTGGACTGCTGGCGACACGCTCGACCGTGCGGCAGGTGCGGGCGAGCGGTGTTCGCAGTGGCGCCCGGACAGCGCTCAATCTCTATGCGCAGGACGAGTGGTCACTCGGTCACGGGCTGACATTAAATCCCGGACTTCGGCTGGAGTGGCTGGAGGGCCTGCAGCGCCGCGCGGAGCTCGAACCCCGGGCGAGCCTGGTGTGGGCACCGATTGCCAACCTGACTGCGCACGTCGGCTATGCCCGCTACGCTGCCGCACCGCCGTTGGACGAACCGAACGCGCTGCCGCCGCTCAGGCGCGAAACAGACGACTTGTTCGATGTGGGGGTGTCGCGAACCTCGGGACCGCTGACGCTCGCTGCTGACGCTTACTGGCGCCATGCACACGGCCTGCTAGTCGAACGGCGCATCATCGGCTCGGCTCTTCCCGACAGCTTTCAGTTCGAGCAGGGGCGAATGCGCGGTGTCGAACTTTCGGGCAGCTACGGTTGGCGAGGAACGACAGCGTGGGCCAGCCTGTCACTGGCCAAGGCGGAGGGCAGACAGATAATCGGCGGCGGAGCCATCTTTCCGGCCGCCACGCTGGCTGCCACCGCAAGTCGCTATGTATCGCTTGGCAGCGACCGCCCGGTGCATGTGGCCAGTGGTTTTACCAAGCGGTTCGGCCACTTCAGCCTTGGGGCGGATTCCCTGGTTTCGAGCGGGGCGGTTCGAACCTTGTCACCAAGCGACCCCAACGGATCACGCCAGCACTTCTCGGCGGAGTTTGGGTTAGCAGGAGTCTATCATCTGACCCTCGCCGGGAAGCCAGTGGACGTGCGGCTGGACCTGACCAATCTGACGAACAGCCATGCGCCCAGCAACGACGCGACTGCGCTGGAGGGCGACTGGATGCGGTTCGCCCGGCGGCGGGCGGTGACCATTGGAATCGAGCAGGGCTTTTAGCGCTTTCGTGAACGTCTGCTTTGGGTCGAAAGCGGACATCGCGGCCGCGACCCCAAGGAAGTGTATTACTCTTTTGCCGACAACCAAGCGGCGCTGCAGATTAGGATCAACTCCCGGCGAGCGGCCGGCTCCGCCAAATGCTCTTCGAGAACGGGTCGGTCGTGCTCTGTTAGTCGACGCATGATCTGCGCTACGCTTCGGCACTGGCCTGAACGCGCGAGCGAATATGCTCGTCGAACTGCCGCTAGATGAGTCGTGCCGTGGCTTTGGCCAGGCTTACCCCGGTTATCGGGCAAGGGCACCGTAGTATCCAGCCATCGTGATGTGAGCCGAGCGGGCGCGCGGATGTCGAGCCGCCGCCGCTGCCGTGAGTTCTTGGGCCGCTCGTGCAGCATAATGCGGACGGTCCGCGACGAGCGCGGCGTTGGCCAGTCGATCGAACTCCCGCGCGATGCTGTTGAGCATAACCTGTTCAGCCAGGCTGCCGACTTCGCCGACCAACTGCCGGCAGTAATCCGCTTCTTCCGCCAACGTACGCGCCATGACCCGAGCACCCCTGTCGTGCGCAGGCCTTAACGGTCAATCATTCAACGATGGATTGCCGAACTCGGTAAACGGCGAACCAAAACGCCGTCGCCGCCGGCATCAATCGAATTAATCATCTGCGTCCCGCGGTCGCGGTCCCTTCTTCCGTTCATGCATCCATCTCTTCAGCGCATCGCCCTCTCGCGACGCACCTTCCTTGTACGAGCGGTTCTCCAGCTTGATTTTGTAGCGGTCGGGAAAGCCGTCGTTGATGATGTCGAAGATGCGCTGCTCGAAGTGCCATTCCTTCAGCCACCAGTCCTTGTTTTTCGGACTGCGTGCGCGGCGCCAATGGGCGGCGAAGTAATTGACTTCCTTCTGCGCCTCGGCTCGCCGATCAAGCCGCTTCTGCCAGTGCGCCAACTCTTCCTTCGACATCGGACCTTCGGTCCGTACGGTGCCCGTTCGCATGTTAATGATGACGTCGTCTGGGTGGGGCAGGGGCGCAGGGTCAGGTAATCCAGCAGCCTGGCAACGTTGGATTTCGTTCTCCCACCGCTGCTTGTACTCAAGCGCATTCTCGAAGGCGGTGAGGTGGTCGGCGTTCCGACTGGCTTCGATCTTCTGGACGAATTCGGTCATGGTCTTCTGCGCCAGGCGGTTCCCCTTCATGGCCGACACGCCCATCGCCCGCATGACGGCCTGGATCGCTGGCAGCTCGATGACCTTGTCGCCCTCGCGGATGGCGACCGGCCGATACGCCT
The Sphingomonas ginsengisoli An et al. 2013 genome window above contains:
- a CDS encoding TonB-dependent receptor plug domain-containing protein, yielding MLLTALFLAGMSPPPGRDDDDDRERTKSSRVHRARTTAPAPAYDDDDHDKPSAQVPASPRPAQAPPSTPPAHGDDDDRATPKQAIAASGKPDRDDDDEEAEEGRAQPETAVVVTARRLDAARTLVDVGLGATVTSLSNDAVENRPGGETGSIATTLQQVPGALLTGRILTVRGSAANQVRINNVIVPEAITDPADLLSSRLSQTTRLITGTLPAQFGFAPSGVISITTKNGLYQHGGQAELFVGTDGMVEPAVEWAGSAEGTSLFASGSLERRRTRVADATGAWTSDRRQALEGLGFADHVIDDENRVSLILGGSHERHRFGPTSFGAGEEKARGGFAVATFQHSEGGLTVQASMFGGVGDDKAAFLRASEERRGSWGSQVDGSTKVGEAHLLRIGLLATRSTVRQVRASGVRSGARTALNLYAQDEWSLGHGLTLNPGLRLEWLEGLQRRAELEPRASLVWAPIANLTAHVGYARYAAAPPLDEPNALPPLRRETDDLFDVGVSRTSGPLTLAADAYWRHAHGLLVERRIIGSALPDSFQFEQGRMRGVELSGSYGWRGTTAWASLSLAKAEGRQIIGGGAIFPAATLAATASRYVSLGSDRPVHVASGFTKRFGHFSLGADSLVSSGAVRTLSPSDPNGSRQHFSAEFGLAGVYHLTLAGKPVDVRLDLTNLTNSHAPSNDATALEGDWMRFARRRAVTIGIEQGF
- a CDS encoding DUF5681 domain-containing protein — encoded protein: MSGADNDKRSQLPAVQPVGYGSPPVEHRFKKGVSGNPRGRPRGSRNQPAKFNPADEPTASLILEEAYRPVAIREGDKVIELPAIQAVMRAMGVSAMKGNRLAQKTMTEFVQKIEASRNADHLTAFENALEYKQRWENEIQRCQAAGLPDPAPLPHPDDVIINMRTGTVRTEGPMSKEELAHWQKRLDRRAEAQKEVNYFAAHWRRARSPKNKDWWLKEWHFEQRIFDIINDGFPDRYKIKLENRSYKEGASREGDALKRWMHERKKGPRPRDADD